The following are encoded together in the Apis mellifera strain DH4 linkage group LG4, Amel_HAv3.1, whole genome shotgun sequence genome:
- the LOC408785 gene encoding protein-L-isoaspartate(D-aspartate) O-methyltransferase isoform X1 — protein sequence MHIWRCNMYILIYVRTYLAQLDNGKKVWNMAWHCSGTTNQEMVTKLKEAGILTTDRAEAAMLAVDRGNYYHESNPYLDQPRKIGYNVTISAPHMHAYALSILSDQLFDGAKALDVGSGSGYLTACMAFMVGSRGRVIGIDHIPELIEISTKNVSEDCPHFIQEERVKFVVGDGRLGYAADSPYNAIHVGAAAETLPQQLIDQLTPGGRLICPVVAIEGFQRFQDLVQVDKNIDGTITKKKLMQVSYIPLTDPATQLLND from the exons ATGCATATATGGAGATGCAACATGTATATCCTTATATACGTCAGAACGTATCTGGCGCAACTAGATAACGGTAAAAAAG tGTGGAACATGGCATGGCATTGCAGTGGAACTACAAACCAAGAAATGGTAACCAAATTAAAAG AAGCAGGTATTCTAACAACAGACAGAGCAGAAGCTGCGATGCTTGCTGTAGATAGAGGAAACTATTATCATGAATCAAATCCATATCTTGATCAACCAAGAAAAATTGGTTACAATGTTACTATTAGTGCCCCTCACatg caCGCATATGCTTTGTCTATTCTATCTGACCAATTGTTCGATGGAGCAAAAGCATTGGATGTTGGTTCTGGATCTGGTTACCTGACTGCATGTATGGCATTCATGGTTGGTTCACGTGGTCGTGTAATCGGAATCGATCATATTCcagaattaatagaaatttctacGAAAAACGTAAGCGAAGATTGTCCTCATTTCATCCAGGAAGAACGCGTTAAATTTGTAG TGGGAGACGGCCGATTGGGATATGCTGCTGACAGCCCTTACAATGCGATTCACGTTGGAGCAGCAGCGGAAACTCTACCACAACAG TTAATAGATCAACTGACTCCTGGTGGACGGCTAATTTGTCCAGTTGTTGCTATAGAAGGTTTTCAAAGGTTTCAAGATCTGGTACAAGTAGATAAAAACATAGATGGTACAatcacaaagaaaaaattaatgcaagTTTCCTATATTCCTCTTACTGATCCTGCAactcaattattaaatgattaa
- the LOC102655622 gene encoding facilitated trehalose transporter Tret1, with product MTEVNKIDNEPGKYRQLLVALIANIATLSFGSMIGWQSPIIPQLQSENPPVGDRPMSDEEVSWLIGVTCITAAFTSLTVGIIANRFGRKVAGCLMGLPLCGCWLFTIFATEHVHLYIARFFSGICGGMVLFLVPMYVSEIASDGIRGMLGSLLVFILNGGILLGYIIGAILSYRWFAIVMLILPLFYIASFVFVPETPVYLIRRNRIDEATRSLMWFRGGHMSTVEREMLRLQQEINVSGQTIKPSDLFRDRATIKGLFITLGLFAGQQMAGIFIMISYTETIFKMSGSSLSPNDSAIIVGAIQVFGSYLSTILVERAGRRPLLLMSCLGMATCHYTIAVFCYLQTLEYDVSQFSWISILALSIFMISYGLGMGPGPYVVSSEILNRDISNMVITMGIFTAWGMAFVIVKLFPTIVDLLGINGCFFLLGSFCLIIFAFVFIILPETKGQPRQLILDRLNGISHVLDKTKYVSSNDIKIIPKPELI from the exons atgaccgaagtaaataaaattgataacgaGCCGGGGAAGTATCGACAACTTCTCGTAGCGTTGATCG caaacaTAGCGACTCTATCGTTTGGAAGTATGATAGGTTGGCAGTCACCTATAATACCGCAACTACAAAGTGAAAATCCTCCGGTAGGTGATAGGCCTATGTCGGACGAGGAAGTATCCTGGCTGATTGGAGTCACGTGCATAACAGCCGCTTTCACGAGTTTGACAGTCGGTATTATAGCGAATAGATTCGGGCGCAAGGTGGCTGGATGTTTGATGGGTTTGCCACTTTGCGGCTGTTGgctatttactatttttgcaACAGAACACGTACATTTATATATCGCACGTTTCTTTTCGGGAATTTGTGGCGGGATGGTATTGTTCTTGGTGCCAATGTATGTGTCTGAAATTGCATCCGACGGAATACGTGGTATGTTGGGTAGTTTACTAGTATTCATATTGAACGGAGGTATTCTTTTGGGATATATAATCGGTGCTATACTTTCGTATCGTTGGTTTGCAATTGTTATGCTTATACTTCCGTTATTTTATATCGCATCGTTCGTTTTTGTACCGGAAACACCTGTATATCTAATACGACGCAATCGAATCGACGAAGCTACCAG ATCTCTGATGTGGTTTAGAGGGGGACACATGTCGActgtagagagagagatgttgCGTCTGCAACAAGAAATAAACGTTTCCGGGCAAACGATTAAACCATCAGATCTGTTTCGAGATCGAGCAACGATTAAAGGACTTTTCATTACTTTAGGATTGTTTGCTGGGCAACAAATGGCCGGGATATTTATCAtg ATAAGTTACACAGAAACCATATTTAAGATGTCGGGAAGTTCATTATCGCCGAACGATTCGGCGATTATCGTAGGTGCCATTCAAGTTTTTGGCTCGTATTTATCCACGATTTTGGTGGAAAGAGCTGGTAGAAGACCATTGCTTTTAATGTCTTGTTTAGGGATGGCTACGTGTCACTATACCATCGCAGTGTTTTGTTACCTGCAAACACTTGAATACGATGTCAGTCAATTTAGTTGGATTTCGATCTTAGCCTTGTCCATTTTTATGATTAGCTACGGTTTAGGCATGGGGCCAGGTCCGTACGTAGTTTCTTCGGAAATACTTAATCgggatatttcaaatatggtGATAACCATGGGGATATTCACCGCTTGGGGTATGGCATTCGTGATCGTTAAATTATTCCCAACTATAGTCGATTTGTTAGGTATAAACGGttgttttttccttctcgGCAGCTTTTGTCTGATTATCTTTGCATtcgtttttataatcttaCCAGAAACAAAGGGTCAGCCACGTCAATTAATCTTGGATCGACTTAATGGAATATCTCACGTGTTAGACAAGACAAAATACGTTTCttcaaatgatattaaaattataccgaAACCTGAATTAATTTGA
- the LOC408785 gene encoding protein-L-isoaspartate(D-aspartate) O-methyltransferase isoform X2: protein MWNMAWHCSGTTNQEMVTKLKEAGILTTDRAEAAMLAVDRGNYYHESNPYLDQPRKIGYNVTISAPHMHAYALSILSDQLFDGAKALDVGSGSGYLTACMAFMVGSRGRVIGIDHIPELIEISTKNVSEDCPHFIQEERVKFVVGDGRLGYAADSPYNAIHVGAAAETLPQQLIDQLTPGGRLICPVVAIEGFQRFQDLVQVDKNIDGTITKKKLMQVSYIPLTDPATQLLND, encoded by the exons A tGTGGAACATGGCATGGCATTGCAGTGGAACTACAAACCAAGAAATGGTAACCAAATTAAAAG AAGCAGGTATTCTAACAACAGACAGAGCAGAAGCTGCGATGCTTGCTGTAGATAGAGGAAACTATTATCATGAATCAAATCCATATCTTGATCAACCAAGAAAAATTGGTTACAATGTTACTATTAGTGCCCCTCACatg caCGCATATGCTTTGTCTATTCTATCTGACCAATTGTTCGATGGAGCAAAAGCATTGGATGTTGGTTCTGGATCTGGTTACCTGACTGCATGTATGGCATTCATGGTTGGTTCACGTGGTCGTGTAATCGGAATCGATCATATTCcagaattaatagaaatttctacGAAAAACGTAAGCGAAGATTGTCCTCATTTCATCCAGGAAGAACGCGTTAAATTTGTAG TGGGAGACGGCCGATTGGGATATGCTGCTGACAGCCCTTACAATGCGATTCACGTTGGAGCAGCAGCGGAAACTCTACCACAACAG TTAATAGATCAACTGACTCCTGGTGGACGGCTAATTTGTCCAGTTGTTGCTATAGAAGGTTTTCAAAGGTTTCAAGATCTGGTACAAGTAGATAAAAACATAGATGGTACAatcacaaagaaaaaattaatgcaagTTTCCTATATTCCTCTTACTGATCCTGCAactcaattattaaatgattaa
- the LOC107964319 gene encoding calmodulin-lysine N-methyltransferase: MSEKSSNEILEGKKRSTAQRRWRILAKALIGTEPITVDPENEISVRRFTSFDLLRVNRLEEGNTADPDAVFAAWYEYSTVLDNKLFTVEIRRRTKRNFTANELIGFNNTGNICVWPSEECLAYYLLKNRHLCRNRRVLELGGGMSCLAGVLAAKYCDPKEIALTDGNVTSVNNVRRIVSRNGMSDFVECGVVQWAKAARAIRAARSVRPFLHPHPNALRVKNWSGGAKDVAKLTEKLYDVILCADCLFFDEARSDLVETIYGWLANDGLALVMAPRRGSTFEQFAEAAIKRGFVARQIDRYEATIWSRHLELLENSQEYCPDLHYPILLELTKQKKTSPG, from the exons ATGTCCGAGAAGAGTTCAAACGAAATTCTCGAGGGGAAGAAGAGAAGCACCGCTCAACGAAGATGGCGCATCCTTGCCAAGGCGTTGATCGGCACTGAACCGATCACCGTCGATCCTGAGAACGAGATATCGGTGCGCCGTTTCACCAGCTTCGACCTGTTGAGAGTGAACCGGTTGGAGGAGGGCAACACCGCGGATCCGGACGCGGTGTTCGCCGCTTGGTACGAATATTCCACCGTTCTCGACAACAAGTTGTTCACCGTGGAGATACGCAGGAGGACAAAGAGGAACTTCACGGCGAACGAGTTGATCGGGTTCAACAATACGGGAAACATATGCGTCTGGCCGTCGGAGGAGTGCTTGGCTTATTATTTGTTGAAGAATCGCCACCTGTGTCGGAACAGAAGAGTCCTCGAGCTCGGTGGCGGTATGAGCTGTTTGGCCGGGGTGCTCGCCGCCAAGTACTGCGACCCGAAGGAAATCGCGCTCACCGATGGGAACGTGACCAGTGTGAACAACGTGCGACGAATCGTATCTAGGAACGGCATGTCCGATTTCGTCGAGTGCGGCGTGGTACAGTGGGCCAAAGCGGCCAGGGCGATCAGGGCAGCAAGATCGGTCAGGCCGTTCCTACACCCCCATCCCAACGCTCTTCGAGTCAAG AACTGGAGTGGCGGAGCCAAGGATGTTGCAAAATTAACGGAAAAACTGTACGACGTGATCCTGTGCGCGGATTGCCTTTTCTTCGACGAGGCACGCTCCGATTTGGTGGAGACGATCTACGGCTGGCTGGCAAACGATGGCCTCGCCCTGGTGATGGCGCCTAGACGGGGATCCACTTTTGAACAATTTGCGGAAGCGGCGATAAAGAGGGGTTTCGTCGCGCGGCAAATAGATCGTTACGAAGCCACGATTTGGTCGAGGCATCTGGAATTGTTGGAGAACAGCCAGGAATATTGTCCAGACCTCCATTATCCGATCCTTCTCGAGCTTACCAAGCAGAAGAAAACGTCGccaggatga
- the LOC410999 gene encoding L-2-hydroxyglutarate dehydrogenase, mitochondrial isoform X1: MFAFLTKRILLQQLIYIRRFGCKAAATTSTTTTGGSSPDSCNSFDLVIVGGGIVGCATGREMLIRHPSLKIAIVEKENDLAKHQTGHNSGVVHAGIYYKPGSMKARLCVEGLKLSYDYFCKHDISHKKVGKLIVAHSKEQVKQLDILYDRALQNNVPDIQIVEKHCIPNYEAKCKGEKAIWSPWTGIVNWAEVCKHFGKDFQKMGGKILLNFEVVGFSEMTESKGANELTPISVHSKDKCLPTKYVLTCAGLYSDRLAVMTGCDRSPQIVPFRGEYLLLSESKKHLCSTNLYPVPDPRLPFLGVHFTPRITGEIWLGPNAVLAFAREGYRWRDINIKDCIEMAKFPGLYKLCIRHFIPGLRDMIKSIFYPFIVRDLQKFIPEVTIRDVKRGPSGVRAQALDKNGNLVDDFVFDGGKGNIGKRVIHCRNAPSPAATSSMAIAKYIADKLEKDFKF, encoded by the exons ATGTTTGCATTCTTgacaaaaagaattttgttacagcaacttatttatatacgtCGTTTTGGATGTAAAGCTGCTGCTACTACTAGTACCACCACTACTGGTGGTTCCAG TCCAGATTCATGTAACTCGTTCGATCTAGTTATTGTCGGGGGTGGTATTGTTGGATGCGCTACTGGTCGAGAAATGTTAATAAGACATCCTAGCTTAAAGATAGCGatcgttgaaaaagaaaatgatctaGCAAAACATCAAACAGGGCATAATAGCGGTGTAGTGCATGCTGGCATTTATTACAAGCCTGGCTctatgaaa GCACGACTATGTGTGGAAGGTTTAAAACTGAGTTACGACTATTTTTGTAAACACGATATATCCCATAAAAAAGTTGGAAAACTAATAGTGGCTCACAGTAAAGAACAAGTCAAACAATTGGATATCTTGTACGATCGAGCACTTCAAAATAATGTACCGGATATCCAAATAGTTGAAAAACATTGTATACCAAATTACGAAGCTAAAtgcaaa GGAGAAAAAGCAATATGGTCACCATGGACAGGTATAGTCAATTGGGCAGAAGTTTGTAAACATTTTGgcaaagattttcaaaaaatgggtggaaaaatacttttaaatttcgaagttGTTGGTTTCTCAGAGATGACAGAATCTAAAGGGGCAAATGAATTAACTCCAATTTCAGTGCATTCGAAagataaa TGTTTACCAACAAAATATGTGTTAACATGCGCTGGGCTATACTCGGATCGTTTAGCAGTAATGACAGGATGCGATCGTAGCCCACAAATTGTTCCTTTTCGAGGAGAATATTTATTGCTGAGCGAAAGCAAAAAACATTTATGCAGCACCAATTTATATCCTGTTCCAGACCCTAGATTACCATTTTTAGGCGTTCATTTTACACCTAGAATCACTGGCGAAATATGGCTTGGTCCAAATGCAGTTTTAGCATTTGCAAGAGAGGGTTACCg gTGgcgcgatataaatataaaagattgtaTAGAAATGGCAAAATTTCCAGGActgtataaattatgtatccGACATTTTATACCAGGATTAAGAGATatgattaaatcaattttttatccatttatagTAAgagatttacaaaaatttatcccCGAAGTAACTATTAGAGATGTAAAAag GGGACCATCAGGTGTTAGAGCGCAAGCATTGGATAAAAATGGCAATTTAGTAGatgattttgtttttgatGGAGGAAAAGGTAATATCGGTAAGAGAGTAATACATTGTCGCAACGCACCTTCTCCTGCTGCAACTAGTTCCATGGCGATTGCTAAATACATTGCTGATAAactagaaaaagattttaaattctga
- the LOC408784 gene encoding post-GPI attachment to proteins factor 2: MNKSRVGSEYIPLVGDDMLQTRYVLHFAKLAWFTVSLPFFAFLFCITWSVVYNFEHSTSTHCKVYNFLPSVSAAIGHYRPQRDVWKIAIALQAVVRILVLIMYRRYYKEHIYKWAQNICNVATIIYAIENISLISLSFWTSNENYVFHKVSFITFLITSVIHMQIAYYIMRNCRNITKESSEAISLKWKRRSMMLNLLCILFAAYFFYRHNKYCEPLVYSMFALSEYGVVLSNIGFHSTTAWDFANSSLMISGKGFRII, from the exons ATGAACAAATCGAGAGTAGGGTCAGAATATATTCCGTTAGTGGGAGACGACATGTTGCAAACACGATACGTTTTACATTTTGCTAAATTAGCATGGTTTACAGTATCTTTACCTTTTttcgcatttttattttgtatcacTTGGTctgttgtatataattttgaacattCTACTTCCACACATTGTaaa gtttataattttttaccatCTGTATCTGCTGCGATTGGACATTATAGGCCACAAAGAGATGTTTGGAAAATTGCAATAGCTTTGCAAGCAGTGGTAAGAattttagtattaataatgtatCGCCGTTATTATAAAGAACATATCTATAAATGGgcacaaaatatttgtaatgttGCAACTATTATCTATGCTATTGAAAACATATCACTTATATCATTAAGTTTTTGGACATCCAATGAGAATTATG TTTTTCATAAAGTatcttttataacatttttaataacatctgTCATTCATATGCAGAtagcatattatataatgagaaACTGTCGTAATATTACTAAAGAATCTTCTGAAGCTATCTCTCTAAAATGGAAGAGAAGATCTATGATGTTGAATTTATTGTGTATATTATTTGCAGCCTACTTTTTTTACagacataataaatattgtgaacCTTTAG TTTACTCTATGTTTGCATTAAGCGAATATGGAGTTGTTCTTTCAAATATAGGATTCCATTCAACAACAGCTTGGGATTTTGCAAATTCTTCTCTTATGATATCAGGAAAAGGGTTtaggataatttaa
- the LOC726024 gene encoding WW domain-binding protein 4 isoform X1 encodes MADYWKSQGRKFCDFCKCWIADNKPSIDFHEGGKKHKENVSKRLKEIHKNSAKQAKQSKKIEDDIKKMENAAMAAYLKDVENNTRDMTADTIIKEKMNRIETKDVANFNRVPPATPEAQPRFKSENQQFQFPQEIDPCDPTLARNATSHQVKSQQRGDHKNQGKSKGGKGNKGKGKKILEDERPTKPVQKLWYEALSPEGYTYYWNVETNESVWDPPEEGYMTFAEQQEEAREQALQEELLRQLDEEQAITNADILEEKRANAERERMKELRKIRGAQSRTEENVEEKRETETKEESRPYRRDYSIPIKSHPYGPWQTVQKTEVKPIDFQLPKQKQLQLPVFEKTEPPSIQRTFKEKTITQIDTADSDEDEKPATFKKRKISNKSVRQRLNDD; translated from the exons at GGCGGACTACTGGAAGTCTCAGGGTCGTAAATTTTGCGATTTTTGCAAATGTTGGATCGCTGACAATAAACCTAGTATCGATTTTCACGAGGGCGGGAAGAAACACAAGGAAAATGTTAGCAAACGACTtaaagaaatacataaaaacaGCGCGAAGCAGGCGAAACAGAGCAAAAAGATCGAAGACGACattaagaaaatggaaaac gCAGCTATGGCTGCGTATTTGAAGGACGTAGAAAACAACACGAGGGACATGACCGCCGATACgatcattaaagaaaaaatgaatcgaataGAAACAAAAGAC GTGGCGAATTTCAATCGTGTACCTCCAGCCACGCCAGAAGCACAGCCTAGGTTCAAAAGTGAAAATCAACAG TTTCAGTTTCCTCAGGAGATCGATCCGTGTGATCCAACTCTGGCGAGAAATGCGACGTCGCATCAAGTGAAATCTCAACAAAGAGGCGATCACAAAAATCAAGGGAAGAGCAAAGGGGGGAAGGGCAATAAAGGGAAGGGGAAGAAAATACTTGAGGATGAACGCCCTACGAAACCCGTACAGAAACTTTGGTACGAAGCACTCAGCCCCGAAGGGTACACGTATTATTGGAACGTAGAAACCAACG AGTCCGTTTGGGATCCGCCAGAGGAGGGATACATGACATTTGCGGAACAGCAAGAGGAGGCGAGAGAGCAAGCGCTTCAAGAGGAATTGTTGAGGCAATTGGACGAGGAACAGGCGATTACAAACGCGGATATCCTCGAGGAAAAACGGGCCAATGCCGAAAGAGAAAGGATGAAGGAATTGAGGAAGATACGTGGCGCGCAATCAAGAACGGAGGAAAATGTAGAGGAGAAAAGGGAAACCGAGACCAAAGAGGAAAGCAGACCGTACAGACGGGACTATAGTATTCCGATAAAATCACATCCGTATGGACCGTGGCAGACCGTTCAAAAAac CGAAGTGAAACCAATCGATTTTCAATTACCAAAGCAGAAACAATTGCAATTACCCGTCTTTGAAAAAACTGAACCACCTTCCATACAAAGAACGTTCAAGGAAAAGACTATAACGCAAATTGATACGGCTGACAGCGATGAGGATGAAAAACCGGCTACatttaagaaacgaaaaattagtaataagaGTGTACGACAGAGGTTAAACGacgattga
- the LOC410999 gene encoding L-2-hydroxyglutarate dehydrogenase, mitochondrial isoform X2 codes for MLIRHPSLKIAIVEKENDLAKHQTGHNSGVVHAGIYYKPGSMKARLCVEGLKLSYDYFCKHDISHKKVGKLIVAHSKEQVKQLDILYDRALQNNVPDIQIVEKHCIPNYEAKCKGEKAIWSPWTGIVNWAEVCKHFGKDFQKMGGKILLNFEVVGFSEMTESKGANELTPISVHSKDKCLPTKYVLTCAGLYSDRLAVMTGCDRSPQIVPFRGEYLLLSESKKHLCSTNLYPVPDPRLPFLGVHFTPRITGEIWLGPNAVLAFAREGYRWRDINIKDCIEMAKFPGLYKLCIRHFIPGLRDMIKSIFYPFIVRDLQKFIPEVTIRDVKRGPSGVRAQALDKNGNLVDDFVFDGGKGNIGKRVIHCRNAPSPAATSSMAIAKYIADKLEKDFKF; via the exons ATGTTAATAAGACATCCTAGCTTAAAGATAGCGatcgttgaaaaagaaaatgatctaGCAAAACATCAAACAGGGCATAATAGCGGTGTAGTGCATGCTGGCATTTATTACAAGCCTGGCTctatgaaa GCACGACTATGTGTGGAAGGTTTAAAACTGAGTTACGACTATTTTTGTAAACACGATATATCCCATAAAAAAGTTGGAAAACTAATAGTGGCTCACAGTAAAGAACAAGTCAAACAATTGGATATCTTGTACGATCGAGCACTTCAAAATAATGTACCGGATATCCAAATAGTTGAAAAACATTGTATACCAAATTACGAAGCTAAAtgcaaa GGAGAAAAAGCAATATGGTCACCATGGACAGGTATAGTCAATTGGGCAGAAGTTTGTAAACATTTTGgcaaagattttcaaaaaatgggtggaaaaatacttttaaatttcgaagttGTTGGTTTCTCAGAGATGACAGAATCTAAAGGGGCAAATGAATTAACTCCAATTTCAGTGCATTCGAAagataaa TGTTTACCAACAAAATATGTGTTAACATGCGCTGGGCTATACTCGGATCGTTTAGCAGTAATGACAGGATGCGATCGTAGCCCACAAATTGTTCCTTTTCGAGGAGAATATTTATTGCTGAGCGAAAGCAAAAAACATTTATGCAGCACCAATTTATATCCTGTTCCAGACCCTAGATTACCATTTTTAGGCGTTCATTTTACACCTAGAATCACTGGCGAAATATGGCTTGGTCCAAATGCAGTTTTAGCATTTGCAAGAGAGGGTTACCg gTGgcgcgatataaatataaaagattgtaTAGAAATGGCAAAATTTCCAGGActgtataaattatgtatccGACATTTTATACCAGGATTAAGAGATatgattaaatcaattttttatccatttatagTAAgagatttacaaaaatttatcccCGAAGTAACTATTAGAGATGTAAAAag GGGACCATCAGGTGTTAGAGCGCAAGCATTGGATAAAAATGGCAATTTAGTAGatgattttgtttttgatGGAGGAAAAGGTAATATCGGTAAGAGAGTAATACATTGTCGCAACGCACCTTCTCCTGCTGCAACTAGTTCCATGGCGATTGCTAAATACATTGCTGATAAactagaaaaagattttaaattctga
- the LOC726024 gene encoding WW domain-binding protein 4 isoform X2, producing MENAAMAAYLKDVENNTRDMTADTIIKEKMNRIETKDVANFNRVPPATPEAQPRFKSENQQFQFPQEIDPCDPTLARNATSHQVKSQQRGDHKNQGKSKGGKGNKGKGKKILEDERPTKPVQKLWYEALSPEGYTYYWNVETNESVWDPPEEGYMTFAEQQEEAREQALQEELLRQLDEEQAITNADILEEKRANAERERMKELRKIRGAQSRTEENVEEKRETETKEESRPYRRDYSIPIKSHPYGPWQTVQKTEVKPIDFQLPKQKQLQLPVFEKTEPPSIQRTFKEKTITQIDTADSDEDEKPATFKKRKISNKSVRQRLNDD from the exons atggaaaac gCAGCTATGGCTGCGTATTTGAAGGACGTAGAAAACAACACGAGGGACATGACCGCCGATACgatcattaaagaaaaaatgaatcgaataGAAACAAAAGAC GTGGCGAATTTCAATCGTGTACCTCCAGCCACGCCAGAAGCACAGCCTAGGTTCAAAAGTGAAAATCAACAG TTTCAGTTTCCTCAGGAGATCGATCCGTGTGATCCAACTCTGGCGAGAAATGCGACGTCGCATCAAGTGAAATCTCAACAAAGAGGCGATCACAAAAATCAAGGGAAGAGCAAAGGGGGGAAGGGCAATAAAGGGAAGGGGAAGAAAATACTTGAGGATGAACGCCCTACGAAACCCGTACAGAAACTTTGGTACGAAGCACTCAGCCCCGAAGGGTACACGTATTATTGGAACGTAGAAACCAACG AGTCCGTTTGGGATCCGCCAGAGGAGGGATACATGACATTTGCGGAACAGCAAGAGGAGGCGAGAGAGCAAGCGCTTCAAGAGGAATTGTTGAGGCAATTGGACGAGGAACAGGCGATTACAAACGCGGATATCCTCGAGGAAAAACGGGCCAATGCCGAAAGAGAAAGGATGAAGGAATTGAGGAAGATACGTGGCGCGCAATCAAGAACGGAGGAAAATGTAGAGGAGAAAAGGGAAACCGAGACCAAAGAGGAAAGCAGACCGTACAGACGGGACTATAGTATTCCGATAAAATCACATCCGTATGGACCGTGGCAGACCGTTCAAAAAac CGAAGTGAAACCAATCGATTTTCAATTACCAAAGCAGAAACAATTGCAATTACCCGTCTTTGAAAAAACTGAACCACCTTCCATACAAAGAACGTTCAAGGAAAAGACTATAACGCAAATTGATACGGCTGACAGCGATGAGGATGAAAAACCGGCTACatttaagaaacgaaaaattagtaataagaGTGTACGACAGAGGTTAAACGacgattga